The nucleotide window TTGGAGATAATGCCTGTTTTTTCCCATCCATTTAATCACATCTTTAATTATTTAGGTTTTATAATTTAAAATAAATTACAATTTCAAAAATATTAGTTTAAGCTTAAACATAGATTAAGTTAAAGGTTCAGGTGACTCAATGATGCATCAAGAAAAAAATTCAAACAATGAATCATCTTTCTGGTTAGAAATGTGTCCTGCTACAAACTTCCCCACATTAAATGAAGGGTTGAAAGTTGATGTGGCTATTCTGGGGGGAGGTATCGCGGGTATCACCACAGCAACACTGCTAAAAAAGGCAGGTTACACTGTAGCTGTTATTGAAGCAGGCAGGGTAGTTAAAGATGTAACCGTTGGCACCACCGCCAAAATAAGTGTTTCTCCAAGTAAAATTTACAACAATCTTATAAGCACGTTAGGGATAGTTAAGGCTCAGAAATATGCCAATGCAAACAGTAACGCACTGGACAAAATTTCGGAAATTGTAGAAGAACATGACATTGACTGTGATTTTCACCGTCTTCCATTATACATCTTCAATGAGTCCCTTGAAAAGGTTGATGAGCTTAAAAAGGAAGCAAAAGCTGCTGAAAAATTAGGGCTCCCTGTGTTATGGGTAGATAATGTGCACTTACCATTTGAAACTGGGCCCGGTATTAAGTACGATAATCAGGCTCAATTCCATCCACGTAAGTATCTTCTGGCCCTTTCAAATGACTTAGATGGAGACGGTAGTTATGTTTTTGAGAAAACCCGTGCTATCACTGTGAAAGAAGGAGAACTTAAGGAAGTAGTCACTGATCAAGGGTCAATTATGGCCCATAATGTTGTAATTGCAACCCATTCACCAGTATATGATCCTGATGGACTTCAAGCACATTTACACTCCGAAAGATCCTACGTCATAGGTGTATATGTTAAGGGAGAGTTCCCTGATGGAATGTTCATTGACTCTTACCCGGTACACACATATCGCTCTACACCTACAGACAAAGGAGAAATGATCCTAGTAGCTGGGGAACACAGCCCAGTGAATGTAGAAGATAGAAGTCTTTACTATCATCGTCTTGAAAAATATGCACACGAGCACTTGGATGTTGAATCAGTCGAGTATTTATGGTCAAGTAAAGACAGTGTGACTGATGATGGACTTCCAATGATTGGAATGACATCCCAAGAGGGAATATACGTTGCTGCGGGATTTGGATTTTGGGGTATGACCAATGGCACGACAGCAGCTATGGTCATAGCTGATCTGATTACTGGTAAACAAACAGATGCAACTAATATTTTCAATCCACTACGTTTCAAATGATAAAGGTTTTTGAGGTTGATTGCATTGAGAAGATGAGTTTACCGTTTATAATGGTAAAATGGATAACTGTAACATTTTAGATTGGAGCGTTCACATTTAGAAATAACACTTAAAACTGGATTTAGAGGAGTGAAATAAATGATGAACATTGAAAGGGTGGAGAATCTATTTAAAAATCTTGAAAACGGGAACAGTGACAATTTTTTTGAACATGTTTCAGATGATGTTTCCTGGACTGTTATGGGAACTCATCCCCTTGCTGGAACTTATCATAGTAAAGAAGATTTCATTTCCCATACATTCAGGCGATTGAACCGGATACTGGAAGAAGGAGTGATTTTAAAGGTTAAAAATGTTCTCCTTCATGATGATACTGCAGTGGTAGAAATGGAATCCATTTCCACGGCTTTAAATGGAAAACCATTTAACAACACTTATTGCTGGGTGGTTTACTTCAAGAAAGAAGTTATTGTTGAAGTCCGGGCTTATGTTGACTCTGCACTGGTGCAGAAAGTTATAGATGAAAATGAAAAATAAAATAAATTCTGCCGAATATTAGTTTATTCTGCCCAAATACTAAATCTCGCAGCCAAATACCAGTTCAAATAAAATACTAAATCTCACAGCCAAATACTCGTTCAAATGGCCTAAATACTAATTCATTACCCCAATACCAATTCTCATAGTAATTCAACATTATTTCAAAAATACACCTAATTTTCATTCGTGGTTCGGTATTCTTCTGGAACTTTTAAATGCCTGTATTTTTTATAACCATAAAACCATCTGATTGACCATAAAAAATGGAAAATTGATACCAGAATAAAGGAAATGGCAAAAATATACAGGATCAAACCTAAAAAAACGTTTATAAACCCTATTATTAAAAATGAAATTGGATTTTTAAGGAGGAATGTGACCACACCAGATAGGCCCAGTGCTCCCCCAGATAGGGATAGGACTGTTTGAGCTGAACCACCAACCAGAAACCAGAGGAATGCAAGAATAGCAATTAAAATTCTAAATAAAGATTTACGGGGAGATAACTGTTTTTCCATCTCAGCAGATAACTTTTCTTCTTCATCAGGAATCT belongs to uncultured Methanobacterium sp. and includes:
- a CDS encoding FAD-binding oxidoreductase, with the translated sequence MMHQEKNSNNESSFWLEMCPATNFPTLNEGLKVDVAILGGGIAGITTATLLKKAGYTVAVIEAGRVVKDVTVGTTAKISVSPSKIYNNLISTLGIVKAQKYANANSNALDKISEIVEEHDIDCDFHRLPLYIFNESLEKVDELKKEAKAAEKLGLPVLWVDNVHLPFETGPGIKYDNQAQFHPRKYLLALSNDLDGDGSYVFEKTRAITVKEGELKEVVTDQGSIMAHNVVIATHSPVYDPDGLQAHLHSERSYVIGVYVKGEFPDGMFIDSYPVHTYRSTPTDKGEMILVAGEHSPVNVEDRSLYYHRLEKYAHEHLDVESVEYLWSSKDSVTDDGLPMIGMTSQEGIYVAAGFGFWGMTNGTTAAMVIADLITGKQTDATNIFNPLRFK
- a CDS encoding nuclear transport factor 2 family protein, with translation MMNIERVENLFKNLENGNSDNFFEHVSDDVSWTVMGTHPLAGTYHSKEDFISHTFRRLNRILEEGVILKVKNVLLHDDTAVVEMESISTALNGKPFNNTYCWVVYFKKEVIVEVRAYVDSALVQKVIDENEK